The DNA segment TTTAGGTATCGGACTATATTCGCTTAGTTTCTTAATACTGATCAATAGTAATGCGGTATTTATCTTTTATGTGATGATCACCTTGTTCACTATCGGAGAAATCGTTACAACCCTTGGTGGTTCGCCGTTTATCAGCCGAAGGATACCCGCTTCACATAGAGGCCGTGTCAGTAGCATTATTGGAATTTGCTACATGCTCGGTGCGACTCTTGGCCAATTGGTGACCGCTTATCTTATCGACAACGTATCCTTCAACGCTGCTTTCGCATTGCTTACGCTTGTAGGGCTCACTGCGACAGTCATCGCAGGCATCAACTATAGGATCGATAAGAAGCAGTTCCCGAAACTCTATATGAAAGATAAAAAGACAGAGCTTCAAATGGAAGCTAGCAGTTAAGAAGTAAAAAACTAAGTCCAGTTTAAGTTGGACTTAGTTTTTTTTATAGCAACATCGATTCGATTTCTTTCCAGTTGGACACGACCGGACCATCCCAGCCGCCGTTATAGTTGGTCTCCTTGAATTTATACAATATTTTTCTTGATGCTTTGGTTGAGTGCAGGTTCTTAGGATGATCATCGATAAAGATAGCGCCTTCTTCCAGCATGGAGACTCTTGATTTTCCATACCCGTTACCGGACTGATCGATAAGGATGATGATCTCATGTACTTCTGGAAGATGTTCCTCTATCCATAAGACCTTCTTGGAGGCGTTCATAGGAAAGGCAGAAGTGCAGATGATCAGATTATACTTTTCACTTAACTTCTGGATGACTTCTTTTGCATCTTCATAGAACTCCAGATTGCTGAAGAATTCCTTTGTACCGTAGTAATCCTGGATCACCTTTCGAGGGTTTTCCTCATGCGTGTGAATCAGCGGACAAGTATACTTATACGTCCAGTCCCTATGTTCTCTCCAATTGGCCGGTTTGAAATCGGCATGGTCCTTGTACTGCTTGTTGTATATCTCGCAAATCGATTTATCTGAATTCACTATGGTCGAATCGAAATCTAAATATAAGTCTTTTTTCATGTCGTAACTCCTTAAATGATTTTAAATGCCGTCTGTACTGCTTTAAACCTATGTTTTATTCTACCCGAGGTTTGTAAAACTGTCCAATGAAATGAACCTTGTATTTTGTGAGTGGGTGGCATGTGAAATCAAAATTGTGTATACTGATTTCAAACAAAGCTAAAATGATGACTGTTGTCATAGATTGCTAAGAGGTGAAATATCATGATTGCTGAATTAAGCGCGGCGCTGCTCAATAAACTAGGTTATTTGATTCTATTCGGTTTTAGTATCACCAAAACAAAATTCTTTAAGAATTACTTGATGGGTACCCCTACAAGCAAATCCATAAAGATGATTATCGCGACGCTATGGGGTCTTTTCGGTGTTGTGATGACCTTGTGGGGCACTCCGGTTTTTGGTGGAATCGCAAACTCCAGAACGATTCCGATAGTACTCGCGGGCTTGTTGGGTGGCCCCTTTATGGGTTTTGTAGCCGGTTTTATCGCAGGATTTCATCGGATGTTCTTAACGGTGGGTGGTGAACTGACAGCAATTTCTTGTGGTATTTCAACGCTCGTGGCAGGTGTGGCCGGTGGACTTTTAAAAGACTGGATCAGAACCAAGGAGAACAAGGCCTATTATGGGTTTTTAATTGGAGTGGGTGTCGAAGTGATTCAAATGCTCATTATCCTAATGGTGGCAAGGCCATTTAATGAGGCCCTGCTCATTGTTAAAACGATCTTTTTACCGATGACGTTTCTTAATGCCGCAGGTGTCGCCATCTTTTTATTGTTTATCGATCAGGTGATCAAGGAATCCGACAATGCTGGAGCGGTTAAAGCACAAATGGCACTGAAAATAGCCAACAAGACGGTGCCGATATTCAGACTTGGATTAAACAATGAGACTGCTGAAAAAGCGGCAAAGACCATTTATAAATATGCTCAGGTGGATGCGGTCAGCTTTACCAGTACCAATGAATGTTTAGCCTTTATCGGGTCAGGAAGCGACCACCACTTGTCTGGGAGCACCATCCACACCAGTTATACAAAAAACTCCATTCAGAAGGGCGTATTGCTTGTTGCAAAGAAAAAAGAAGAAATCGGCTGTTCGACCGCTGACTGTCCACTTGGATCGGTAGTTGTCGTCCCACTGTTTTTAGAAGGCGTTGTCATCGGTACTTTAAAACTTTATAAAGCCAGAGAAAACGCCATGACCTCGAGTGACATTGAACTGGCAAAAGGATTGGGTGAGTTGTTTTCGACTCAACTTGCACTCAGTAAAATCGATGAGCAGGCCGTGCTTTTAAAATCGGCGGAAATCAAGACGTTACGCGCTCAAATACAACCCCATTTTCTCTTTAACGCCTTGAACACGGTGATGGCACTGATAAGGATCGATCCACAAAAGGCAAGGGAAGTACTGACTGATCTCAGCTATTTTTTAAGATCGTCATTTAAGCTTAGTGCTGAAAAAGTGACGCTTGAAGATGAACTCGAAACGGTGAAGGCCTATGTCAATGTCGAGAAAGCTAGGTTTGAGGAGCGTATCTCCATCGAGTATGATATCAACGCACCTCTTAGTCTTATGATTCCACCTTTGATGATACAACCGCTGGTTGAAAATGCGATCAAGCACGGTATCATCAACCGTCAATCTGGTGGACTTTTGAAATTGAGCATTTATTTGAATAAGGATGAGCTGACAATCAGTGTAGAAGACAATGGGAAGGGAATACCTAAAGACATTGTAGAATCGCTCAAAAGAAATCAAGAGCTTAGCGGAATCGGTCTAAGCAATATCAATCGTAGACTCATGAACCATTTTGATAGAAAATTACAAATTAGAAGTATGCTGAATTCGGGTACGAAGGTGAGTTTTTCGATTCCTATGGAAAAGGAGTTATCCAATGTATAAAGCGATATTGATCGATGATGAACGACCGGCTCTGCTTGAGCTGCACTATATACTGGCTAAGGATAAGCGCATCGATATCATAGGGATTTTTCAAGACCCTATAGAAGGAATCGCCGCCATTGAAAAGGAACAACCGGATGTTGTGTTTTTGGATATCCACATGCCTGAGCTTGACGGACTAAAATTAGCTGAGCGACTTTCTATCGTGTCTCCATGTGTCGAAATTGTCTTCACAACGGCCTATGATCAATATGCGCTAAAAGCATATGATACTGCTGCGATCGACTATGTGCTTAAGCCCTATGATGAAAAAAGACTTCAAACGACGATAGACCGTTTGATTGAGCACTTAAACCAGCACAAGGAAAAGAATCAGAACAATTGCTCGCTCACCAAAATACCTGTTTGGAATAACGGGGTCATAAAATTGATTTCGATTATGGAGATCAACTATTTTTACACGAACGACAGCAAGACTTTTCTAGTCACCACAGGTCAAGAGTATGAAATTTCACAGTCGCTGAAGAACATGGAGGACTTGCTGAAAAGCCATCCCTTCATGCGGACTCACAAAAGCTTCTTAGTGAATCTTACGATGGTTCAAGAGATAATACCATGGTTTAACGCAACCTATATGTTGATGGTCAAAGACGAAAAGGAGCAGATTCCTGTGAGTAGAAAACAGGTCAAAGCACTTAAAGCGTATTTCAATCTTTAATGTCCGATGTTTTTAAAGGGCGGTTTACGTCATTTAAAGTTTGAATTCATGCATTTAAGGGATAATCGAATCTTATTTAACAACCATTATGATACGCTTCTTCATGAAAGGGGCGTGTTTTTTATGATATCATTTTTAGTTTCAGTAGCCGCACTCATTATCGGCTATGTAGTGTACGGAAGTTTTGTAGAAAAGGTTTTTGGTGCGAATGAGGCAAACGTTACCCCAGCTGCAAGGCTTACCGATGGGGTCGACTTTGTCGAGATGGATTGGAAAAAGATCTTTCTGATTCAGTTTTTAAACATTGCGGGACTCGGTCCTATCTTTGGAGCTGTTGCAGGTGCATTATGGGGTCCTGTCGCCTTCATATGGATTGTTCTGGGATCTATCTTTGCAGGCGCGACTCATGATTATTTTGCAGGAATGTTGTCGGTTAGACATGATGGTGAAACCATCGGAGAGATCGTCGGACATTATCTTGGTTTACCGGCAAAAACAGTGATGAGAATCTTTAGTGTGATACTGCTTGTTCTTGTAGGGGTTGTGTTTATCAATGGTCCTGCCGGTCTGCTTCAGAATATGACTGGTATCAACAAGTATGTATTTTTGGCTGGAATTATTGTTTATTACTTACTAGCAACTGTATTGCCCGTTGATAAGCTCATCGGAAAAATCTATCCGATCTTTGGGGCAGCATTAATCTTTATGGCAATCGGAATCATCGGTGGAATTTTCTTAAAGGGTTACACGATACCTGAAATCACGATGAGCAATTTGCATCCCGATGCGAAATCAATCTTCCCGTTCTTATTCATAACAATCGCTTGCGGAGCGATCTCGGGATTCCATGCGACTCAGTCTCCATTGATGGCAAGATGTATGAAGAACGAAAAAGAAGGTCGTCGTATTTTTTATGGCGCTATGATTGCAGAAGGTTTGATCGCACTTATCTGGGCCGCTGCCGCAATGGCGTTTTACGGTTCACCTGAGGCCTTGCAAGCTGCAGGACCTGCCGCTGTCGTTGTTGGTGAAATATCTACTTCACTACTCGGTTTGGCTGGTGGAATACTGGCTGTTCTTGGAGTTGTTGCCGCACCTATCACATCTGGTGATACGGCATTTAGAAGTGCAAGGCTTACAATTGCAGATGCAATTCGCTTAAAGCAAGATAAGATTGTCAATCGATTTATCATCGCTGTTCCTTTATTCGCAATCGGTACCGCACTATGTTTTATCGATTTCACGATTATTTGGAGATACTTCGCATGGTCCAATCAAACGCTTGCGACTATCGTATTATGGGCTTCGGCGGTATTCTTGGCACAAAATAAGAAATTCCACTGGATCTGCTCAGTACCGGCAACCTTTATGACCGCCGTGGTGACGTCATACATCATCATCGCACCTGAAGGACTCAAGCTTGGAATGAACCTTGGTATGCCGATTGGACTAGCTTGTGCCGCACTTTGTCTTGGATTGTTCCTGTCAAAAGTAAAGACAATGGGTCAAAGTACAACGGAATCAGAATCAATCGCTTCTTAAATCATGTCTTTGTGAATGTCGATCCTATGGATGCGATTTAACAAAATTGACAGGTTATGTTATACTATAGAAGTGAAGTAGATGTTCTGAGTAACCTTTCTTAAGGAAAGTCTGAAATTAGCATCATAAAATTGATTAAGAACTGGGGTCTGCATAGGTTCAAATTGG comes from the Fusibacter sp. A1 genome and includes:
- a CDS encoding HAD hydrolase-like protein, with translation MKKDLYLDFDSTIVNSDKSICEIYNKQYKDHADFKPANWREHRDWTYKYTCPLIHTHEENPRKVIQDYYGTKEFFSNLEFYEDAKEVIQKLSEKYNLIICTSAFPMNASKKVLWIEEHLPEVHEIIILIDQSGNGYGKSRVSMLEEGAIFIDDHPKNLHSTKASRKILYKFKETNYNGGWDGPVVSNWKEIESMLL
- a CDS encoding LytS/YhcK type 5TM receptor domain-containing protein — protein: MIAELSAALLNKLGYLILFGFSITKTKFFKNYLMGTPTSKSIKMIIATLWGLFGVVMTLWGTPVFGGIANSRTIPIVLAGLLGGPFMGFVAGFIAGFHRMFLTVGGELTAISCGISTLVAGVAGGLLKDWIRTKENKAYYGFLIGVGVEVIQMLIILMVARPFNEALLIVKTIFLPMTFLNAAGVAIFLLFIDQVIKESDNAGAVKAQMALKIANKTVPIFRLGLNNETAEKAAKTIYKYAQVDAVSFTSTNECLAFIGSGSDHHLSGSTIHTSYTKNSIQKGVLLVAKKKEEIGCSTADCPLGSVVVVPLFLEGVVIGTLKLYKARENAMTSSDIELAKGLGELFSTQLALSKIDEQAVLLKSAEIKTLRAQIQPHFLFNALNTVMALIRIDPQKAREVLTDLSYFLRSSFKLSAEKVTLEDELETVKAYVNVEKARFEERISIEYDINAPLSLMIPPLMIQPLVENAIKHGIINRQSGGLLKLSIYLNKDELTISVEDNGKGIPKDIVESLKRNQELSGIGLSNINRRLMNHFDRKLQIRSMLNSGTKVSFSIPMEKELSNV
- a CDS encoding LytTR family DNA-binding domain-containing protein; the protein is MYKAILIDDERPALLELHYILAKDKRIDIIGIFQDPIEGIAAIEKEQPDVVFLDIHMPELDGLKLAERLSIVSPCVEIVFTTAYDQYALKAYDTAAIDYVLKPYDEKRLQTTIDRLIEHLNQHKEKNQNNCSLTKIPVWNNGVIKLISIMEINYFYTNDSKTFLVTTGQEYEISQSLKNMEDLLKSHPFMRTHKSFLVNLTMVQEIIPWFNATYMLMVKDEKEQIPVSRKQVKALKAYFNL
- a CDS encoding carbon starvation protein A, giving the protein MISFLVSVAALIIGYVVYGSFVEKVFGANEANVTPAARLTDGVDFVEMDWKKIFLIQFLNIAGLGPIFGAVAGALWGPVAFIWIVLGSIFAGATHDYFAGMLSVRHDGETIGEIVGHYLGLPAKTVMRIFSVILLVLVGVVFINGPAGLLQNMTGINKYVFLAGIIVYYLLATVLPVDKLIGKIYPIFGAALIFMAIGIIGGIFLKGYTIPEITMSNLHPDAKSIFPFLFITIACGAISGFHATQSPLMARCMKNEKEGRRIFYGAMIAEGLIALIWAAAAMAFYGSPEALQAAGPAAVVVGEISTSLLGLAGGILAVLGVVAAPITSGDTAFRSARLTIADAIRLKQDKIVNRFIIAVPLFAIGTALCFIDFTIIWRYFAWSNQTLATIVLWASAVFLAQNKKFHWICSVPATFMTAVVTSYIIIAPEGLKLGMNLGMPIGLACAALCLGLFLSKVKTMGQSTTESESIAS